In Actinomycetota bacterium, one DNA window encodes the following:
- a CDS encoding LuxR C-terminal-related transcriptional regulator: MITSEALDLGRAAFARHAWGDAHAQLSAADAVAALEGADLDLLATAAALIGRDAESIDIWARAHQAFLGGGEPQKAARCAYHMGMALMDKGDIAQAGGWFTRARRVLDDEGAECVEQGFLLLPIALQTMFGGDPASAHETFLQIAEIAKRFADPDLIALGRLGRGQALMMLGRADEGVALHDDAMVAVMAGEVSPLIAGLIYCAVIDACHRIFDIRRAQEWTAALSRWCESQPDLVPFRGQCLVHRSEIMQLHGSWLDAINEAHRAQKWLSEPPTPAVGDAYFQLGEIHRLRGDYKKAEEAYRQASESGRSPQPGLALLRLARGQLDAAAASIRREVDEAQDPMTKSKILPAHVEIMLASGDVAAARASADELATIAGLFTAPLLRAVAAHANGAVLLSEGDARGALGALRPAWTTWQEIEAPYEAARVRVLIGLACRALGDRDGAELELAAARKTFQQLGAAPALSWLDQVSKPSEPKAAGGLSAREIEVLRLVAAGKTNRAIAAELVLSEKTVARHISNIFTKLGVSTRAAATAYAYQHDLT; the protein is encoded by the coding sequence ATGATCACGAGCGAGGCGCTCGATCTCGGCCGGGCGGCCTTCGCACGTCACGCGTGGGGAGACGCACACGCGCAGCTGTCGGCCGCGGACGCGGTGGCCGCCCTCGAGGGCGCAGATCTCGACCTGCTCGCGACGGCCGCCGCCTTGATCGGTCGGGACGCCGAAAGCATCGATATCTGGGCCCGCGCGCATCAAGCATTCCTCGGCGGAGGCGAACCGCAGAAGGCTGCTCGGTGCGCGTACCACATGGGCATGGCGCTGATGGACAAGGGCGACATCGCCCAGGCCGGCGGCTGGTTCACCCGCGCGAGGCGCGTCCTCGACGACGAAGGCGCCGAGTGCGTGGAGCAGGGTTTCTTACTCTTGCCGATCGCGCTGCAAACGATGTTCGGGGGGGACCCTGCAAGCGCGCACGAGACGTTCTTGCAGATCGCAGAGATCGCAAAGCGTTTCGCCGATCCCGACCTGATCGCACTTGGACGACTCGGCCGGGGCCAGGCGCTGATGATGTTGGGACGGGCCGACGAAGGCGTGGCGTTGCACGACGACGCCATGGTCGCGGTCATGGCCGGCGAGGTATCCCCGCTCATCGCCGGGCTCATCTACTGCGCCGTTATCGACGCCTGTCACAGGATCTTCGATATCCGCCGGGCGCAAGAATGGACGGCCGCCCTGAGCCGGTGGTGCGAGTCGCAGCCGGACCTGGTCCCGTTCCGTGGTCAGTGTCTCGTCCATCGCTCCGAGATCATGCAACTGCACGGCTCGTGGCTCGACGCGATCAACGAAGCACATCGCGCGCAGAAGTGGCTCTCCGAACCGCCTACTCCGGCGGTTGGGGACGCTTACTTCCAGCTCGGCGAGATCCACCGGCTGCGCGGCGACTACAAGAAGGCCGAGGAGGCGTACCGGCAAGCGAGCGAATCGGGACGCTCCCCACAGCCCGGTCTTGCGCTGCTCCGCCTGGCACGGGGACAGCTGGACGCCGCCGCAGCATCGATCCGACGCGAGGTCGACGAGGCTCAGGATCCCATGACGAAGTCGAAGATCCTGCCGGCTCACGTCGAGATCATGCTGGCGTCCGGCGACGTCGCCGCAGCCCGGGCCTCCGCGGACGAGCTGGCCACCATCGCAGGCCTGTTCACCGCGCCGCTCCTGCGCGCGGTAGCCGCACACGCGAACGGGGCCGTCCTCCTGAGCGAAGGCGACGCCCGGGGCGCGCTCGGCGCGCTTCGTCCCGCCTGGACCACCTGGCAGGAGATCGAAGCGCCCTACGAAGCCGCCCGGGTCCGGGTCCTGATCGGGCTCGCGTGCCGGGCGCTCGGCGACCGTGACGGCGCAGAGCTCGAGCTCGCCGCGGCCCGCAAGACCTTTCAGCAGCTCGGCGCCGCCCCGGCGCTTTCCTGGCTGGATCAGGTTTCGAAGCCGTCGGAGCCGAAGGCCGCGGGTGGGCTGAGCGCTCGCGAGATCGAAGTGCTCCGGCTGGTCGCGGCCGGCAAGACGAACCGGGCGATCGCCGCCGAGCTGGTGCTAAGCGAGAAGACCGTGGCCCGGCACATCAGCAACATCTTCACCAAGCTGGGGGTCTCGACTAGGGCAGCGGCCACCGCCTACGCCTACCAACACGACCTGACCTGA
- a CDS encoding CocE/NonD family hydrolase C-terminal non-catalytic domain-containing protein: protein MALLLFLGALSPALSSSATACVESPRLDPANPVFELQEQRFGFHDEELVLCSDGATSPVHIAARLWVPESCPGVGGCAGVVIAHGFGFAKELTFADMLQAVQRGMYVLSYDVRGQGASGGQAAFLGRDDIADQAAVLAWWHASVQPTRTAFYGLSQGGWLSWAASVYNCGAARAASYDSTIPCDEGGRWIDAIAPVQGPTEYLDDGICPLFAVEALAYSRFNPMLAGSLASCVTTGRPGTVPDIFVDIAHRLDRIDVPVYAVTSFYDRLILPQLVTSAYEVLHARTLDAGDDLFGVDVRLTISNDGHGAVGGNFAVIGDVFTWIQNQIAGGPPLRDATVAIAQEWDGNAFRLEHGWPVPGSATQTFYLANGALTATPAAAPPEELRNLPVLASPPEAPFIGTIVNTNNDAAIPRMRLVYTTEPLAQTAEFTGQPSATIYVSSANADSEGEGQLHIGLSELAPDGSAHEFSHARIGLTGLGPTPVAVPIALTIASHRVDAGNRLMLTITPSDVAVAFPARGLDAFSVHHDASAPSSISVPVAPIDRVPPAGDPPSGAGFTEDPLGAICIALSLPC from the coding sequence ATGGCCCTCCTGCTCTTCCTCGGCGCGCTCTCTCCTGCGCTTTCTTCGAGCGCCACAGCCTGCGTCGAGTCGCCGAGGCTCGATCCTGCGAACCCCGTCTTCGAACTGCAAGAGCAGCGGTTCGGGTTCCACGACGAGGAGCTCGTGCTGTGTTCGGACGGCGCGACGAGTCCGGTGCACATCGCGGCCCGTCTCTGGGTCCCGGAGAGCTGCCCCGGCGTCGGTGGCTGCGCCGGCGTGGTGATCGCGCACGGCTTCGGCTTCGCGAAGGAGCTGACCTTCGCCGACATGCTCCAAGCCGTGCAGCGCGGCATGTACGTGTTGAGCTACGACGTCCGGGGGCAAGGCGCTTCGGGCGGGCAAGCCGCGTTCCTCGGACGGGACGACATAGCCGACCAGGCCGCCGTCCTCGCCTGGTGGCACGCCAGCGTTCAACCGACCAGGACCGCGTTCTACGGGCTGTCGCAAGGCGGCTGGCTCTCGTGGGCGGCTTCGGTCTACAACTGCGGCGCGGCGCGTGCCGCGAGCTACGACTCCACGATCCCATGCGACGAAGGCGGCCGGTGGATCGACGCGATCGCGCCCGTTCAAGGGCCGACGGAGTACCTCGACGACGGCATCTGCCCCCTCTTCGCCGTCGAGGCGCTCGCGTACTCGCGGTTCAACCCGATGCTGGCCGGATCGCTCGCGTCGTGCGTGACTACCGGCCGGCCCGGAACGGTTCCCGACATCTTCGTCGACATCGCGCATCGGCTCGATCGCATCGACGTTCCCGTCTACGCCGTGACGAGCTTCTACGACCGTCTCATCCTGCCGCAGCTCGTCACCTCCGCCTACGAGGTCTTGCACGCGCGCACGCTCGATGCCGGCGACGATCTGTTCGGCGTGGACGTGCGCCTGACCATCTCGAACGACGGCCACGGAGCCGTCGGCGGGAATTTCGCCGTGATCGGCGACGTGTTCACCTGGATCCAGAACCAGATCGCCGGCGGCCCGCCGCTCCGCGACGCGACCGTCGCGATCGCGCAAGAGTGGGACGGCAACGCGTTCCGGCTCGAGCACGGGTGGCCGGTCCCCGGATCGGCGACCCAGACGTTCTATCTCGCGAACGGCGCGCTCACCGCGACGCCGGCCGCCGCCCCGCCCGAGGAGCTGCGCAACCTTCCGGTCCTCGCGAGTCCGCCCGAGGCGCCGTTCATCGGAACGATCGTGAACACGAACAACGACGCTGCGATCCCGCGTATGCGACTCGTTTATACGACGGAGCCGCTCGCGCAGACGGCGGAGTTCACCGGCCAACCGTCGGCAACGATCTACGTTTCGTCGGCGAACGCCGACTCGGAGGGCGAGGGTCAGTTGCACATCGGATTGTCGGAGCTCGCGCCCGACGGCTCCGCGCACGAGTTCTCCCATGCCCGCATCGGGTTGACCGGACTCGGCCCGACCCCCGTCGCGGTGCCGATCGCACTCACGATCGCGAGCCATCGCGTCGACGCCGGCAACCGGCTGATGCTCACGATCACGCCGTCGGATGTCGCGGTCGCGTTCCCGGCTCGCGGGCTCGATGCGTTCTCCGTCCACCACGACGCCAGCGCCCCGTCGTCGATCTCCGTGCCGGTCGCGCCCATCGATCGAGTCCCGCCGGCAGGCGATCCTCCGAGCGGCGCCGGATTCACCGAGGACCCGCTCGGGGCGATCTGCATCGCCCTGAGCCTCCCCTGCTGA
- a CDS encoding acyltransferase, whose protein sequence is MTERPSPTGLDALVDLTPDTRDRFMDFLRAASIAIVVFGHWLISVIFWRDGVIYTTSAIGLTRGLWLATWVFQVMPIFFFVGGFSNLVTYESYRRRGLSTWTFIRSRLERLLRPSMIFLGLWVLIQIVLHLADVGRSTGPQLWGDTHLLRGMFPPGSTLPFGPLWFLGMYMIVVSISPLTIRLHRRFGWLVPAVCVAGAIGADVVGFGLGFHGVRYANVAFVLLLPHQLGHFYADGSFARLPRKVFWTMVATGLAMLVLLTNPYLFRAIGGAARFDWFPGIGYYPRSLLGTDVESISNAYPPTLCYLAVGIWTIGAVMLLRERLSRWLQKPRPWKAAILANSIIMTLFLWHMTAFLIAVLALGPLGLGRQTSGTTAWWIERIAWIGIPAIILGVLVVIFGRFERPPAARKGIAARPGSP, encoded by the coding sequence ATGACGGAGAGGCCCTCACCGACCGGACTGGACGCCCTCGTTGACCTCACCCCGGACACCCGGGATCGCTTCATGGACTTCCTTCGGGCCGCGAGCATCGCGATCGTCGTGTTCGGCCACTGGCTGATCAGCGTCATCTTCTGGCGCGACGGCGTCATCTACACGACCAGCGCCATCGGGTTGACGCGCGGGCTATGGCTCGCGACGTGGGTGTTCCAGGTCATGCCGATCTTCTTCTTCGTCGGCGGGTTCTCCAACCTCGTAACGTACGAATCGTACCGCCGGCGTGGGCTGAGCACGTGGACGTTCATCCGCAGCAGGCTGGAGCGCCTCCTGCGACCCTCGATGATCTTCCTCGGCCTGTGGGTGCTGATCCAGATCGTCCTTCACCTCGCCGACGTCGGACGTTCGACCGGACCGCAGCTCTGGGGCGACACCCACCTGCTGCGCGGGATGTTCCCGCCCGGCTCGACGCTGCCGTTCGGACCCCTGTGGTTCCTCGGCATGTACATGATCGTGGTGTCGATCAGCCCGCTGACGATCCGCCTGCACCGTCGCTTCGGCTGGCTCGTCCCTGCCGTGTGCGTCGCGGGTGCGATCGGGGCCGACGTCGTCGGATTCGGGCTCGGCTTCCACGGCGTCCGCTACGCCAACGTCGCGTTCGTGCTCCTGCTTCCGCACCAGCTCGGTCACTTCTACGCCGACGGCAGCTTCGCGAGGCTGCCGCGCAAGGTTTTCTGGACGATGGTGGCGACCGGGCTCGCGATGTTGGTCTTGTTGACCAACCCGTACCTTTTCAGAGCGATCGGCGGGGCCGCCCGCTTCGACTGGTTCCCCGGGATCGGCTACTACCCGCGCAGCCTCCTCGGAACCGACGTGGAGTCGATCTCGAACGCTTATCCGCCGACGCTCTGCTACCTGGCCGTTGGGATCTGGACGATCGGCGCCGTGATGTTGCTCCGCGAGCGGCTGAGTCGCTGGCTGCAGAAGCCGAGACCTTGGAAGGCGGCGATCCTCGCCAACAGCATCATCATGACCCTTTTCTTGTGGCACATGACCGCGTTCCTGATCGCGGTGCTCGCATTGGGGCCGCTCGGCCTCGGTCGACAGACGAGCGGTACGACAGCGTGGTGGATCGAGCGCATCGCCTGGATCGGGATCCCAGCGATCATCCTTGGGGTCCTGGTCGTGATCTTCGGGCGGTTCGAGCGACCACCAGCTGCCCGAAAGGGCATTGCCGCCCGGCCCGGCTCCCCCTAG
- a CDS encoding NAD(P)-binding domain-containing protein, whose protein sequence is MSTERFETVIIGGGQAGLATGYHLGKQGRSYVILDANERVGDSWRKRWDSLRLFTPARFSRLPGMRFPAAAWSFPTKDEMGDYLEAYAARFDIAYRTGVRVDGLVRECDRFVVTADDRRFEADRVVVATGAYRTPKVPAFAKELDPSIVQMHSSEYRNPSQLRDGGVLLVGVGNSGAEIAYELAASHRTALAGKEAGQIPARHGSYPARLGFRVFRFVMHHVITMRNPIGRKAIPKLKTKADPLIRRRTKDLAAAGIERLPRVAGVRHGLPLLDDGRVPEVGNVIWCTGFRQEFPWIDLPAFGEDGQPVHKRGVSTTSPGLYFVGLVFQYSASSDALPSRSRDARYVAGHIAAHAPNTRPAEHVPA, encoded by the coding sequence ATGAGCACCGAGCGCTTCGAGACCGTGATCATCGGTGGGGGGCAGGCGGGCCTGGCGACCGGATACCACCTCGGGAAGCAAGGCCGGTCGTACGTGATCCTGGATGCGAACGAGCGGGTCGGCGATTCCTGGCGCAAGCGCTGGGACTCCCTCCGCTTGTTCACCCCCGCCCGCTTCAGCCGCCTGCCGGGGATGAGGTTCCCGGCCGCCGCCTGGTCGTTCCCCACCAAGGACGAGATGGGCGACTACCTCGAGGCTTACGCAGCGCGGTTCGACATCGCATATCGAACGGGGGTCCGGGTCGACGGCCTGGTCCGCGAGTGCGACCGGTTCGTTGTCACCGCCGACGACCGCCGTTTCGAGGCAGACCGCGTCGTGGTGGCTACCGGTGCCTACCGAACGCCGAAGGTTCCCGCGTTCGCGAAGGAGCTCGATCCGAGCATCGTTCAGATGCACTCGAGCGAGTACCGGAATCCGTCGCAGCTCCGAGACGGCGGCGTGCTGTTGGTCGGCGTCGGGAACTCGGGGGCCGAGATCGCCTACGAGCTGGCCGCCTCCCATCGCACGGCGCTCGCCGGCAAAGAGGCCGGCCAGATCCCAGCTCGTCACGGTAGCTATCCCGCGCGTCTCGGTTTCCGCGTCTTCCGGTTCGTGATGCACCACGTCATCACGATGAGAAATCCGATCGGCCGGAAAGCGATCCCAAAGCTCAAGACCAAGGCGGACCCGCTGATCCGCCGGCGCACCAAGGACCTCGCGGCCGCCGGGATCGAGCGGCTGCCCCGGGTCGCCGGGGTACGGCACGGCCTACCGCTACTGGATGACGGCCGGGTGCCCGAGGTCGGAAACGTCATCTGGTGCACGGGATTCCGCCAGGAGTTTCCGTGGATCGACCTCCCTGCCTTCGGCGAGGACGGGCAGCCGGTCCACAAGCGCGGCGTCTCTACGACGTCGCCGGGGCTGTACTTCGTCGGCCTGGTTTTCCAGTACTCGGCATCGTCGGACGCGCTCCCCAGCCGGAGCAGGGATGCGCGCTACGTCGCCGGCCACATCGCGGCGCATGCACCCAACACCCGCCCCGCCGAACACGTTCCGGCGTGA
- a CDS encoding DUF4173 domain-containing protein: MPSHDSIEPAAVLGLEAPEASRRTLLTILALGVAFDLAFNGQRPGVSIPFFTVLLAVSLRTVAPRSPGTDVLLAGAVVLSIFPALRANEPLIALDVLAVSALLGLAVTQDLGSIGSVSITGIVRRGMALLTRSLHIPRFLAGRFGEPVERRRAKVALRAALVALPIVALFATILASGDRVFARLLSSILPEWNVSSILSHIVLAIVGSALVAILWRSTLGDVGGNEPKPGMTHRPILGFAEWATVLAGIDLLFATFVVVQLAYLFGGDQRVVVTPGLTYAEYARTGFLQLAVAAALTVVLILALWDAGRRDDARQERWFRALVAVMVGLTGVVLISAVKRLALYEGAFGFTTARFFGYVAIVSIGAVLVVLTSAIWARRRERVVAGFLLVAFAALLVVNVVNPERFVAERNVARYEAVGKIDIDYLGVVLGSDAVPVLVALLDRLSDADKAALREALCVRSHSLGPEPSWRSANLGRSSARTALGSVGITSAACS, from the coding sequence ATGCCCTCCCACGACTCCATCGAGCCCGCCGCTGTCCTCGGGCTCGAGGCTCCGGAGGCCTCACGCAGAACCCTTCTCACGATCCTGGCGCTGGGCGTCGCTTTCGATCTTGCCTTCAACGGGCAGCGCCCCGGGGTGTCGATCCCCTTCTTCACCGTCTTGCTGGCTGTCTCGCTTCGAACCGTCGCTCCCCGGTCTCCAGGGACCGATGTTCTCCTCGCCGGAGCCGTGGTGCTGTCTATCTTCCCGGCCCTACGCGCGAACGAGCCGCTCATCGCGCTCGATGTGCTCGCCGTCTCGGCGCTGCTCGGCCTCGCGGTCACTCAGGATCTCGGATCGATCGGATCGGTCTCGATAACAGGGATCGTTCGCCGAGGGATGGCACTCCTGACGCGATCGCTCCATATCCCCCGCTTCCTGGCCGGGCGCTTCGGAGAACCGGTCGAGCGACGACGAGCGAAAGTAGCCCTGCGGGCCGCGCTCGTGGCCCTGCCGATCGTGGCGCTGTTCGCCACGATCCTCGCGTCCGGCGACCGCGTATTCGCTCGACTGCTCTCCTCGATCCTCCCTGAGTGGAACGTAAGCAGCATCCTGTCCCACATCGTTCTGGCGATCGTCGGATCGGCTCTCGTTGCGATCCTGTGGCGCAGCACGTTGGGCGACGTCGGCGGCAACGAACCCAAGCCGGGCATGACCCATCGCCCGATCCTCGGGTTCGCGGAATGGGCCACGGTGCTCGCCGGGATCGATCTGCTCTTCGCAACCTTCGTTGTCGTGCAGCTCGCATATCTCTTCGGAGGGGATCAACGCGTCGTCGTGACACCGGGCCTCACATACGCCGAGTACGCGCGGACCGGCTTCTTGCAGCTCGCGGTCGCGGCGGCGCTCACCGTCGTACTGATCCTTGCGTTGTGGGACGCCGGCCGCCGCGACGACGCTCGGCAGGAGCGTTGGTTCCGCGCGCTCGTAGCGGTGATGGTCGGCCTCACCGGTGTCGTGCTCATCTCCGCGGTGAAGCGCTTGGCGCTCTACGAAGGGGCGTTCGGATTCACGACGGCTCGATTCTTCGGTTATGTGGCCATCGTCTCCATCGGCGCGGTGCTGGTCGTCCTCACGTCGGCCATCTGGGCGAGGCGACGCGAGCGAGTAGTCGCCGGATTCCTCCTCGTCGCGTTCGCGGCCCTGCTCGTCGTCAACGTCGTCAACCCCGAGCGCTTCGTAGCCGAGCGGAACGTCGCGCGCTACGAAGCGGTCGGGAAGATCGATATCGACTATCTCGGCGTGGTTCTCGGGAGCGACGCCGTCCCGGTACTCGTCGCCCTGCTCGACCGGCTTTCCGACGCGGACAAGGCCGCCCTTCGTGAAGCGCTTTGCGTGCGGAGTCACTCTTTGGGTCCGGAGCCATCATGGCGCTCGGCGAACCTCGGGCGAAGCTCGGCCCGCACTGCGCTCGGCTCGGTGGGCATCACGTCGGCCGCCTGCAGCTGA
- a CDS encoding glutamate synthase subunit beta, producing MGEKGGFIRYERESIHYRPLERRLSDWKEVYQPLPIVSVKTQAARCMDCGVPFCHSGCPLGNLIPEWNDLVYRDDWRDAIERLHATNNFPEFTGRLCPAPCEGSCVLGINAPPVSIKAIEVTIIDRAFAEGWVTPEPPGVLTGRKVAVVGSGPAGLAAAQQLTRAGHAVVVFERAGKPGGLLRYGIPEFKMEKRVLDRRIDQMRAEGTEFRCDANIGENVSVDELRDGFDAIVLAGGSTIPRDLPVPGHELSGIHFAMDYLTSSNKAVEGTIEKPEITAEGKHVIIIGGGDTGADCLGTVHRQGAASVHQLEIMPRPPEERADSNPWPQWPLIFRTSSAHEEGGERVFSVGTDKFTGDDGGNVRTLHGREVEMVIRDGRPMFEPVEGTEFELPCDLALLAMGFSGPQRNGMLEQLGVEIDQRGNVKRDENWTTTVPGVFVAGDMGRGQSLIVWAIAEGRSAAAAVDRFLMSDTLLPAPLNA from the coding sequence ATGGGTGAGAAGGGTGGCTTCATCCGCTACGAGCGCGAGTCGATCCACTACCGGCCGCTCGAGCGACGCTTGTCCGACTGGAAGGAGGTCTACCAACCGCTCCCCATCGTCTCGGTCAAGACGCAGGCGGCGCGGTGCATGGACTGCGGCGTTCCGTTCTGCCACAGCGGATGCCCGCTCGGGAACCTGATCCCCGAGTGGAACGACCTCGTCTATCGCGACGACTGGCGCGACGCGATCGAGCGGCTCCACGCAACGAACAACTTCCCGGAGTTCACCGGCCGGCTGTGCCCGGCGCCCTGCGAGGGGTCGTGCGTGCTCGGCATCAACGCCCCGCCGGTGTCGATCAAAGCGATCGAGGTCACGATCATCGATCGGGCGTTCGCCGAGGGGTGGGTCACGCCGGAACCTCCCGGGGTGCTCACCGGCCGGAAGGTCGCGGTCGTCGGCTCCGGGCCTGCCGGCCTCGCGGCCGCGCAGCAGCTCACCCGCGCCGGGCACGCCGTCGTGGTGTTCGAGCGCGCCGGCAAGCCGGGTGGCCTGCTTCGCTACGGCATCCCTGAGTTCAAGATGGAGAAGCGGGTCCTCGACCGGCGGATCGACCAGATGCGCGCCGAGGGGACCGAGTTCCGCTGCGACGCCAACATCGGCGAGAACGTATCGGTCGACGAGCTTCGCGACGGCTTCGACGCCATCGTGCTCGCCGGCGGCTCGACGATCCCGCGCGACCTTCCCGTCCCCGGCCACGAGCTGAGCGGCATCCATTTCGCGATGGACTACCTGACGTCGTCGAACAAAGCCGTCGAGGGAACCATCGAGAAACCCGAGATCACCGCCGAGGGAAAACACGTCATCATCATCGGCGGCGGAGACACCGGCGCCGACTGCCTCGGCACCGTCCACCGGCAGGGCGCCGCCTCGGTGCATCAACTCGAGATCATGCCGCGCCCGCCCGAGGAGCGCGCCGACTCCAACCCCTGGCCGCAGTGGCCGCTGATCTTCCGGACCTCTTCGGCGCATGAGGAAGGCGGCGAGCGGGTCTTCTCCGTCGGGACCGACAAGTTCACCGGCGACGACGGGGGCAACGTCCGAACGCTGCACGGGCGTGAGGTCGAGATGGTGATCCGCGACGGTCGCCCGATGTTCGAGCCGGTCGAGGGCACCGAGTTCGAGCTCCCGTGCGACCTCGCGCTGCTCGCGATGGGCTTCTCGGGACCGCAACGCAACGGTATGCTCGAGCAGCTCGGCGTCGAGATAGATCAACGGGGCAATGTCAAGCGCGACGAGAACTGGACGACGACCGTCCCGGGCGTGTTCGTCGCCGGCGATATGGGTCGCGGGCAGAGCCTCATCGTCTGGGCGATCGCCGAAGGCCGGTCGGCCGCCGCGGCCGTCGATCGCTTCCTGATGAGCGACACGCTCCTACCCGCGCCGCTCAACGCCTAG
- a CDS encoding nitroreductase family deazaflavin-dependent oxidoreductase, translating to MLSRSHEQIFRMTNGRIGNSGFGMPVLMLATTGRKSGKVRTTMLTSPVQEGDSLVLVASFGGDNRHPAWFLNLRDDPDVEVTMRGSTRKMRARVASIDEKERLWPQVIAKYKGYAAYQRRTDRDIPLVIIEPI from the coding sequence GTGCTATCGCGCTCTCACGAGCAGATCTTCCGCATGACCAACGGCCGGATCGGGAACTCCGGCTTCGGGATGCCGGTCTTGATGCTCGCGACGACGGGACGTAAGAGCGGCAAGGTTCGAACGACGATGCTGACGTCGCCGGTCCAGGAGGGGGACTCGCTCGTCCTCGTCGCGTCGTTCGGCGGCGACAACCGTCATCCGGCCTGGTTCCTGAATCTGCGGGACGATCCCGATGTCGAAGTCACCATGCGCGGCTCCACCCGCAAGATGAGAGCGCGAGTGGCATCGATCGACGAGAAGGAACGGCTCTGGCCGCAGGTGATCGCGAAGTACAAGGGGTACGCCGCGTATCAGCGTCGAACCGACCGCGACATCCCGCTCGTCATCATCGAACCGATCTAA